A region from the Leptolyngbya iicbica LK genome encodes:
- a CDS encoding SH3 domain-containing protein, with amino-acid sequence MTRDRIISMSISLLLSSSLLAACGGGDSTPAESPTEPEAPTTETVDPPETESSTEAPENATSSGAAGTAISPPQAATLIAQQTEAQINLRSQPTTQSSSPGYGLVGDAVQLLRAAPGEGDLTWYYVKFDESGAEGWIRGDFISTGGDTAGSNLGEHVDAFTTDELFAMGSGGCGMTLWPADQPGSFIFFNGLPSESMWMKLDGTMTEFRRTAASGPEFYGQSATQSFVSNDGQFEVDVTASVGSEKGYESVNIQQGQLILEGVPGGPVNITVVGDAGC; translated from the coding sequence ATGACCCGCGATCGCATTATCAGCATGAGTATCAGTCTGCTGTTGAGTAGTAGCCTGCTGGCCGCCTGTGGCGGGGGCGACTCGACGCCAGCAGAGTCCCCGACTGAGCCGGAAGCACCCACTACGGAAACCGTGGACCCCCCCGAAACCGAGTCGTCAACCGAGGCTCCTGAGAACGCGACATCCTCCGGGGCGGCGGGTACGGCCATTAGTCCGCCCCAGGCCGCCACATTAATCGCGCAACAAACCGAGGCGCAAATCAACTTGCGATCGCAACCCACCACCCAATCCAGTTCTCCGGGCTATGGGTTGGTGGGCGATGCGGTGCAGTTGCTGCGGGCGGCGCCGGGCGAGGGCGACTTGACCTGGTATTACGTCAAATTTGATGAGTCCGGGGCCGAAGGCTGGATTCGTGGCGACTTTATCAGTACTGGTGGCGACACCGCTGGCTCGAACCTTGGCGAGCATGTCGATGCCTTTACTACCGACGAACTGTTTGCCATGGGCAGTGGCGGCTGTGGCATGACCCTATGGCCCGCCGACCAGCCCGGCAGTTTTATCTTTTTCAACGGGTTGCCGAGTGAGTCGATGTGGATGAAGCTGGACGGCACCATGACGGAATTTCGCCGCACCGCCGCGTCGGGACCGGAATTTTACGGTCAATCGGCCACCCAAAGCTTTGTCAGTAACGACGGCCAGTTCGAGGTGGATGTGACCGCTAGCGTCGGGTCAGAAAAAGGGTACGAATCGGTCAACATTCAACAGGGACAACTCATTTTGGAAGGGGTGCCCGGTGGCCCGGTGAATATTACCGTCGTGGGCGATGCGGGCTGTTGA
- a CDS encoding diguanylate cyclase domain-containing protein, translated as MLPHSPMPPQSNLVDEIAVLINEAKDLPTLLQQIAVKVRGFLAVDRIKIYQFAADESGAVVAEAIDQQRLPSLLGLHFPATDIPPEARRELCHSPHGTLIDVASKCKIRCQGLLAHTGHVLQPTSGVETFEPVDPCHLQYLLNMGVLTSLTMPILQKQAMWGLLVAHHSSSKRFSDTQLATLELITKEITLCIAQKTLQQAAQRQQVEEAFLQRVETVFHGYQPHWTPSSPPVVDRLTPLLNEMLTLFRADGSAVYFAPSLVLEQPRVYSQGCATEQLAALVDYMPWQILLQGQVSSPRSLDQVPPDAPTMPQIVTQMYERDDLAADETIHNALAIAQVGALLIIPIHSHQHWLGSIVLLRQERQLEKLWAGRQRDDDRNTLPRQSFAAWCEHQHTTPPWQAADYQLGQKVGHHFYIALVRQHLAHLIDYQAAHDGLTQLPNADFFRGQLVLAINQAITTGELLATIMIDLNHFKRVNNALGVMAGDYLLKEVAQRLQSGLQARSLTDAILSRWHGDCFILLLPNVVDSQSVKQHCQWLLERLQDRFIVCGETVQLTGNAGITFAPYDGDTYELIIQHTELALNEAKKQGIAACVTYDADMSRHTLSPRLALESALSHALERHELQLHYQPQVNVETGEIWGFEGLLRWHSPEHGQVSPAVFIPMAENLGLIRQLGFWVFRTACTQVVAWQRQTNLSCRISVNLSPHQLRDPDLCQHFERILAETGARPQDLGLEITESTVMDDYEAAVFTLGKLRAMGFEIAIDDFGTGYSSLSVLRTLPIDTFKIAQQFLQGILSSAKDAALYQVIVSLGTSLDLTILAEGVETQAEWDFVKSAGVHIVQGYFSGKPMMAGLVPGWLQQQRRRSQLSTGLDSAPIVLPKPEAEATAALSLVTHLTAEPTYPNLEQAIQQGLMEYHQIQDLMQQQTEREHLVLEIANKIRQSLDLGYILETLVTEVRQVLGCDRLFLFQFDEHWAGEVTVESVSDPVYSILGEWIDEPCFRNEYVKLYRQGRVRAIDDITQVGLHACHLHMLQQYQVKSNLVLPILYQDDLWGLMIAHQCDAVRHWQSSEITLMKEIAVQAAIAIHQGEMYQELQAANASLEQLAHLDGLTQIPNRRKFDEHLAHEWRRALRSHQSLSLILCDIDHFKQYNDSYGHQAGDYCLQQVAQTLSQLVQRPSDLVTRYGGEEFAIVLPDTTAEGALHLAQKLQAHVRALSLPHQHSALGVVTISLGVATLLPQAGQSPNQLIEAADQALYQAKAAGRDRCCVQTASPV; from the coding sequence ATGCTTCCCCACTCCCCCATGCCGCCGCAATCTAACCTGGTTGATGAAATTGCTGTTCTGATCAACGAGGCGAAAGATCTACCCACACTGCTGCAACAAATCGCGGTTAAAGTACGGGGCTTTTTGGCGGTCGATCGCATCAAGATTTATCAGTTTGCAGCGGATGAGAGTGGCGCGGTCGTGGCCGAAGCGATCGATCAGCAACGGTTGCCTTCCCTGCTGGGGCTACACTTTCCCGCGACCGATATTCCTCCCGAGGCGAGGCGGGAACTGTGCCATTCACCCCACGGCACGCTCATTGATGTGGCCAGCAAATGTAAGATTCGGTGCCAGGGATTACTCGCTCATACCGGGCATGTCCTTCAGCCCACATCAGGCGTCGAGACCTTTGAGCCAGTCGATCCTTGCCATCTGCAATATTTGCTCAACATGGGGGTGCTCACGTCCTTAACTATGCCGATTTTGCAAAAGCAGGCCATGTGGGGATTATTGGTCGCTCACCACAGCTCATCAAAGCGATTTTCCGATACGCAACTCGCCACCCTGGAACTGATCACCAAAGAAATCACCCTCTGCATTGCTCAAAAAACATTGCAGCAAGCGGCCCAGCGCCAACAAGTCGAAGAGGCTTTTTTGCAACGGGTAGAAACCGTGTTTCACGGGTATCAGCCGCACTGGACTCCCAGCTCGCCCCCGGTGGTCGATCGCCTGACTCCCCTACTGAACGAAATGCTGACCCTGTTTCGGGCTGATGGCAGTGCCGTTTATTTTGCTCCGAGCTTGGTTTTAGAGCAGCCGCGCGTTTATAGCCAAGGCTGTGCCACTGAGCAGCTCGCCGCTTTGGTCGATTACATGCCCTGGCAGATCTTGTTGCAGGGCCAGGTGTCGTCCCCTCGCTCGTTAGATCAGGTGCCGCCCGATGCCCCGACGATGCCCCAGATCGTGACGCAAATGTATGAGCGGGATGATCTCGCCGCTGATGAGACGATTCACAACGCCTTAGCGATCGCCCAGGTTGGCGCGTTACTAATCATCCCCATTCACTCGCATCAACACTGGTTAGGCAGCATCGTGTTGCTGCGACAAGAACGGCAGCTCGAAAAACTCTGGGCGGGCCGCCAACGCGACGATGACCGCAATACGCTGCCTCGACAATCGTTTGCCGCCTGGTGCGAACATCAGCACACCACGCCCCCCTGGCAAGCCGCCGATTATCAACTTGGGCAAAAGGTGGGACATCATTTTTATATTGCATTAGTGCGACAACACCTCGCTCATTTAATTGACTATCAAGCCGCTCACGATGGCTTGACGCAGCTGCCCAATGCCGACTTTTTTCGCGGGCAGCTGGTGTTGGCGATCAATCAAGCCATCACGACTGGGGAACTGCTGGCCACTATCATGATTGACCTCAACCACTTTAAGCGGGTGAACAACGCGCTGGGGGTGATGGCGGGTGACTATTTGTTGAAGGAAGTGGCCCAGCGGTTGCAAAGTGGACTGCAAGCGCGATCGCTGACCGATGCGATCTTGTCGCGCTGGCACGGTGACTGCTTTATCTTGCTACTGCCCAATGTGGTCGACAGCCAGAGCGTTAAGCAACACTGCCAGTGGTTGTTAGAACGGCTGCAAGACCGATTTATCGTCTGTGGCGAAACGGTGCAGCTCACCGGCAATGCTGGCATCACCTTTGCCCCCTATGACGGCGATACCTACGAGCTGATCATTCAACATACTGAGCTGGCCTTGAATGAGGCCAAAAAACAGGGCATTGCCGCCTGCGTCACTTACGACGCGGACATGAGTCGCCATACCCTGAGCCCGCGCCTAGCCCTAGAGTCGGCCCTGAGCCATGCCCTAGAGCGGCACGAGCTGCAACTGCATTATCAGCCGCAAGTCAATGTCGAGACGGGCGAAATTTGGGGATTTGAAGGGTTGCTCCGCTGGCATTCGCCTGAGCATGGTCAGGTCTCGCCAGCGGTGTTTATCCCCATGGCCGAAAATCTGGGACTCATTCGCCAGCTTGGTTTTTGGGTCTTTCGCACGGCCTGCACCCAAGTCGTGGCCTGGCAGCGACAAACTAACCTCAGCTGTCGCATCAGTGTCAATCTCTCGCCCCACCAGTTGCGCGACCCGGATTTGTGTCAGCACTTTGAGCGCATTTTGGCCGAGACTGGCGCTCGGCCCCAAGATCTGGGGTTAGAAATCACTGAAAGCACCGTGATGGATGACTATGAGGCTGCCGTGTTTACCCTGGGTAAATTGCGGGCCATGGGGTTTGAGATTGCCATTGACGATTTTGGTACGGGCTATTCTTCCCTCAGCGTCTTGCGAACTTTGCCCATTGATACGTTCAAAATTGCACAGCAATTTTTGCAGGGCATCTTGTCTTCTGCTAAAGATGCTGCGCTCTATCAGGTCATTGTCAGCCTGGGCACCTCGTTAGATTTGACGATCCTTGCCGAAGGCGTGGAAACCCAAGCCGAATGGGATTTTGTGAAGTCGGCTGGGGTGCACATTGTGCAGGGCTATTTTTCTGGCAAACCGATGATGGCGGGGCTGGTGCCGGGCTGGCTGCAACAGCAACGGCGACGGAGTCAGCTGAGTACTGGTTTGGACTCGGCGCCAATCGTGCTACCTAAGCCTGAGGCGGAGGCGACGGCAGCCCTCTCGTTGGTGACTCATTTAACGGCGGAGCCGACTTATCCCAACCTAGAGCAGGCCATTCAACAAGGGCTGATGGAATATCACCAGATTCAAGACCTGATGCAACAGCAAACTGAACGCGAGCATTTGGTGCTGGAAATTGCCAACAAGATTCGCCAATCGCTGGATCTGGGTTACATCCTCGAGACGTTGGTGACGGAGGTGCGCCAGGTATTGGGGTGCGATCGCCTGTTTCTCTTTCAGTTTGATGAGCATTGGGCCGGTGAGGTGACCGTTGAGTCGGTGAGTGATCCGGTTTATTCCATCCTGGGGGAATGGATCGACGAGCCTTGTTTTCGCAATGAATATGTGAAGCTCTATCGTCAGGGCCGGGTTCGGGCGATCGACGACATTACCCAAGTCGGGTTGCATGCCTGCCATTTGCACATGTTGCAGCAGTATCAGGTGAAGTCTAATTTAGTGCTGCCCATTCTGTATCAGGATGACTTGTGGGGCTTGATGATTGCTCACCAGTGTGATGCGGTGCGCCACTGGCAATCGAGCGAAATTACGTTGATGAAAGAGATTGCCGTGCAGGCAGCGATCGCCATTCATCAGGGCGAGATGTATCAGGAGTTGCAGGCCGCCAACGCCAGCCTCGAGCAGTTGGCTCACCTCGATGGGTTGACGCAGATTCCCAATCGCCGCAAATTTGACGAGCATTTGGCCCATGAATGGCGCCGCGCTCTGCGATCGCACCAATCGCTTTCGCTCATCCTGTGTGATATTGACCATTTCAAACAATATAACGACTCCTATGGTCACCAGGCGGGCGATTATTGCCTCCAGCAAGTGGCCCAAACGTTATCGCAATTGGTGCAGCGGCCTAGCGACTTGGTGACCCGCTACGGCGGAGAAGAGTTTGCCATCGTGTTGCCCGACACCACTGCCGAAGGTGCCCTGCATTTAGCACAAAAGCTACAGGCCCATGTGCGGGCATTGTCCCTGCCCCATCAGCATTCCGCGTTGGGCGTCGTCACCATCAGCTTAGGGGTCGCAACCCTGCTGCCCCAGGCCGGTCAGAGCCCCAACCAGTTGATTGAGGCGGCTGACCAAGCGCTGTATCAAGCGAAGGCCGCTGGCCGCGATCGCTGCTGTGTCCAGACTGCCAGCCCGGTATAA
- a CDS encoding GUN4 domain-containing protein has translation MEEQIPPSPATPVRTAKQPTPTTQAVELKSEKGVDYLRLQDLLKMGEWKAADQETADQILKAMGKDSWWQIESKDLLNFPCADLKTLDQLWVKYSNGKWGFNVQKQIYVACGAKLDGKYPGNEIWREFCCRVGWRKGGSYLNYSDLTFNLKNSSAGECPTVCGVKGLLEGGLGRDGKGFLLFSRIQTCKL, from the coding sequence GTGGAGGAACAAATTCCACCTTCCCCGGCAACTCCGGTTAGGACTGCCAAACAGCCAACACCCACGACTCAAGCAGTGGAGCTGAAATCGGAAAAGGGAGTTGACTATTTGCGATTACAGGACTTGCTGAAGATGGGAGAGTGGAAAGCGGCTGACCAAGAAACCGCTGACCAAATTCTCAAGGCAATGGGCAAAGATAGTTGGTGGCAGATCGAGAGTAAAGACCTATTAAACTTTCCCTGTGCGGACTTGAAGACGCTTGATCAGTTGTGGGTGAAGTACAGCAACGGCAAGTGGGGCTTCAATGTCCAAAAACAGATTTATGTGGCGTGTGGTGCGAAGCTGGATGGGAAGTATCCTGGAAATGAGATCTGGCGAGAATTTTGCTGTCGAGTCGGTTGGAGAAAAGGAGGAAGTTACCTTAACTATTCTGATTTAACCTTTAACCTCAAAAACTCTTCAGCGGGAGAATGTCCCACGGTGTGTGGTGTGAAAGGGTTGTTGGAAGGAGGGTTGGGGAGGGATGGTAAAGGTTTCCTTCTCTTCTCTCGCATCCAGACTTGTAAGCTGTAG
- a CDS encoding Asr1405/Asl0597 family protein: protein MEMTSPDPTVALTLDPVDRWMIYSRLQDLSVPCACDCGQPLRVAALSPTAVLQIWSVVRSVTLPREAAIAALETCWKMTVTV from the coding sequence ATGGAAATGACATCGCCCGACCCGACCGTAGCGCTCACCCTCGACCCGGTTGATCGCTGGATGATTTACAGCCGTTTACAGGATTTATCGGTGCCCTGTGCCTGTGACTGCGGCCAACCGCTAAGAGTTGCAGCCCTGAGTCCTACCGCTGTATTGCAAATTTGGAGCGTGGTGCGCAGTGTGACGTTGCCTCGCGAGGCCGCGATCGCTGCTCTCGAAACCTGTTGGAAAATGACGGTAACTGTATGA
- the psbA gene encoding photosystem II q(b) protein, with protein sequence MNTFTRRQTELDLFSLWERFCQWVTSTNNRIYIGWFGILMIPTICAASVCFVLAFIAAPAVDVDGIREPVMGALTDGNSLISAAVVPTSAAIGLHFYPVWQASSLAEWFYNGGPYQLIVFHFLIGVWAYLGRQWELSYRLGLRPWIAIAFSAPVTAATAVLLVYPIGQGSFSEGLPLGIAGTFNFMLSFQAEHNILMHPFHMLGVTGIFGGALLSALHGSLVTSSLLRETSESESLDAGYKFGQQEPTYNYLASHYGYLGRVLIPTTASANHRSFHFLMAALPTLGIWFAALGVSTMAFNLNGFNFQHSILDAQGRVIATNADIINRADLGIQAMHSPNAHHFPLLLASGDAVPVPEIH encoded by the coding sequence ATGAATACCTTTACTCGACGGCAAACAGAACTCGATCTGTTTAGTCTATGGGAAAGATTTTGCCAGTGGGTGACCAGCACCAATAACCGCATTTATATTGGCTGGTTTGGCATCCTGATGATTCCCACCATTTGTGCCGCTAGTGTATGTTTTGTGTTGGCTTTTATTGCGGCTCCAGCGGTTGATGTCGACGGCATTCGCGAGCCAGTGATGGGCGCGTTGACCGATGGCAATAGCTTAATTTCCGCCGCAGTGGTACCCACTTCTGCCGCGATCGGCCTGCATTTTTATCCGGTCTGGCAGGCCAGTTCCCTGGCGGAATGGTTCTACAACGGTGGCCCCTACCAGCTCATCGTGTTTCACTTTTTGATTGGCGTCTGGGCCTATCTGGGGCGGCAGTGGGAACTGAGCTATCGTCTGGGGCTCAGACCGTGGATTGCGATCGCGTTTTCGGCTCCGGTGACTGCGGCCACCGCCGTGCTTTTGGTGTATCCCATCGGGCAGGGCAGCTTTTCTGAAGGGTTGCCTCTGGGCATTGCCGGCACCTTCAATTTCATGCTGTCCTTCCAGGCCGAGCACAATATTTTGATGCACCCATTCCACATGCTAGGGGTGACTGGGATCTTTGGAGGCGCGCTGCTCAGCGCTCTCCACGGTTCCCTCGTGACATCAAGTTTGCTGCGCGAGACCAGTGAATCAGAATCGCTCGATGCCGGTTATAAATTTGGGCAACAAGAGCCCACGTACAACTATCTCGCCAGCCACTACGGTTATTTAGGGCGGGTGTTGATTCCCACGACTGCGAGTGCAAATCATCGGTCGTTCCACTTTTTGATGGCGGCCTTGCCCACTCTGGGCATCTGGTTTGCCGCCCTGGGCGTCAGCACGATGGCGTTCAATCTCAACGGTTTCAACTTTCAGCATTCCATTTTGGACGCCCAAGGCCGCGTTATTGCGACCAATGCCGACATTATCAATCGCGCTGATTTAGGGATTCAGGCGATGCACTCGCCGAATGCTCACCACTTCCCGCTGTTACTCGCCAGTGGTGATGCGGTGCCCGTGCCAGAAATTCATTAA
- a CDS encoding CDP-alcohol phosphatidyltransferase family protein has product MLKPENIPMLLVGLRFAIAPLLLLDAFDHHTGIAFVVGYVIAVLSDIFDGIIARRLGVSTERLRIADSWADISLYVCIAFSVWLVFPQTLSTFQMPLLVAVAAQLSLFAINLIKFQKLPSLHTYTAKIWGLTLLVATVGLFGFGNDQLVWLAIALCLINSVEEILMTLILPEWQCDVLSLAAAIQIRQTWRSP; this is encoded by the coding sequence ATGCTAAAGCCTGAAAATATTCCCATGCTGTTAGTGGGCCTGCGGTTTGCGATCGCGCCTCTACTGCTCCTCGACGCCTTCGATCATCACACCGGCATAGCGTTTGTGGTGGGGTATGTCATTGCGGTGTTGTCCGATATTTTTGACGGCATCATTGCCCGCAGATTAGGCGTCAGCACCGAGCGGCTGCGCATTGCAGATAGCTGGGCCGATATTAGTTTGTATGTGTGTATTGCGTTCAGTGTTTGGTTGGTGTTTCCGCAAACGTTGAGCACGTTTCAAATGCCGCTGTTAGTCGCCGTGGCGGCTCAGCTCAGTTTATTTGCTATCAACTTGATCAAGTTTCAAAAGTTGCCCAGTTTGCATACCTATACGGCCAAAATCTGGGGGTTGACGCTGCTGGTCGCCACCGTTGGCCTGTTTGGGTTTGGCAATGATCAACTGGTGTGGTTAGCGATCGCCCTGTGTTTGATCAACAGCGTTGAAGAGATTTTGATGACGTTGATTTTGCCGGAGTGGCAGTGTGATGTGCTGAGCTTGGCGGCGGCCATCCAGATCCGCCAAACCTGGCGATCGCCCTAA
- a CDS encoding HAD-IA family hydrolase — MTTLQALIFDVDGTLAETERDGHRVAFNQAFAAAGLPWYWSEGIYGVLLQVAGGKERIHFFIDKYAPPLPSDRDLDDLIAELHHAKTGYYTALLQAGQISLRPGIKRLINEARQQNVRLAIATTSRLENALALLETALAPDAPSWFEVIAAGDIVPRKKPAADIYHYVLDKMALDAQNCLVIEDTEHGLTAAQGAGLTTVITVNEYTKRQNFAAAALVLNHLGKPDQPCESLWGHFLTQPYFDLSVARSLVSMTEPANASCVVKRLREGD, encoded by the coding sequence ATGACGACTTTGCAAGCGCTCATTTTTGATGTGGATGGCACCCTAGCCGAAACCGAACGCGACGGTCATCGAGTGGCGTTTAATCAAGCCTTTGCCGCAGCGGGCTTGCCTTGGTACTGGTCAGAGGGCATTTACGGCGTGTTGTTGCAAGTGGCAGGCGGTAAAGAGCGCATCCACTTCTTTATCGACAAATATGCGCCGCCGCTGCCTAGCGATCGCGATTTGGATGACCTTATTGCCGAACTCCACCACGCGAAAACCGGTTACTACACAGCGCTACTACAGGCCGGTCAGATCTCACTGCGGCCAGGCATTAAGCGCTTAATCAATGAGGCTCGGCAACAAAATGTCCGCTTAGCGATCGCCACCACGAGCCGCCTGGAAAATGCGTTGGCGCTTTTAGAAACTGCTCTAGCGCCCGACGCCCCCAGCTGGTTTGAAGTCATTGCGGCGGGGGACATTGTGCCCCGCAAAAAACCAGCCGCTGATATTTATCATTACGTGCTGGATAAGATGGCCCTTGACGCTCAGAACTGTCTCGTCATTGAAGACACCGAACACGGTCTCACCGCCGCTCAGGGAGCTGGCCTCACCACGGTGATTACAGTGAACGAATACACTAAGCGCCAAAATTTTGCCGCCGCCGCCCTCGTGCTCAATCATTTGGGCAAGCCCGACCAACCTTGCGAGAGTCTCTGGGGACACTTTCTCACGCAGCCTTATTTCGATTTATCGGTGGCGCGATCGCTCGTCTCTATGACTGAGCCTGCTAACGCTAGCTGCGTGGTCAAACGGCTACGAGAGGGCGACTAA
- a CDS encoding toll/interleukin-1 receptor domain-containing protein codes for MSFIFISYSRQDQAYVSTLVQALQSHRLPVWIDDRIDYGTTWPRVIQDHLEQCAVFVVVMSPRSEDSHWVQCELSLALELKKPIFPLLLEGRRWLSVAAIQSVDVLGGQLPPARFFDTVRGYFPTATVAESLPV; via the coding sequence ATGAGTTTTATTTTCATCAGTTACAGCCGGCAAGACCAAGCCTATGTGAGCACATTGGTGCAAGCGCTACAGTCGCACCGCTTGCCTGTGTGGATTGATGACCGCATCGACTACGGCACCACTTGGCCGAGAGTGATTCAGGATCACTTGGAGCAGTGCGCGGTATTTGTAGTGGTGATGTCGCCGCGATCGGAAGACTCCCACTGGGTGCAATGTGAGCTGAGCCTCGCCCTAGAACTGAAAAAGCCGATTTTTCCGTTATTGCTAGAAGGGCGACGCTGGCTATCGGTGGCGGCGATTCAGTCGGTGGATGTGCTCGGCGGTCAATTACCACCTGCTCGCTTTTTTGACACGGTACGGGGATATTTCCCGACCGCAACGGTGGCCGAATCGCTGCCCGTGTAG
- a CDS encoding Dps family protein, translated as MPITETHLQAYSEVADNPILLEKSVTEPIVEGLGIAYASFMGLYMQYQKHHFVVEGSEYYMLHNYFSESYEEVQEHAHEVGERLHGLGGVPPTSFGKLAELCCFTPEDDDVYRCRLMIDHDLKAEQSVIQMLRRLAGQAESLGDRATRYLLEQLLLKTEERAYHLEHFLTPDSLKLSW; from the coding sequence ATGCCGATCACCGAAACTCATTTGCAAGCCTATAGTGAGGTTGCTGACAATCCGATTTTGCTGGAAAAATCGGTTACTGAGCCCATTGTGGAAGGTCTGGGAATTGCATATGCCAGCTTTATGGGGCTGTATATGCAATATCAAAAGCATCACTTTGTTGTGGAAGGTTCGGAGTATTACATGCTCCACAACTACTTTTCTGAAAGCTACGAAGAAGTGCAAGAACATGCCCATGAAGTGGGTGAGCGTCTGCATGGCTTGGGCGGCGTGCCCCCAACGTCGTTTGGCAAGTTGGCGGAGCTGTGCTGTTTTACTCCCGAAGATGACGATGTCTATCGCTGTCGTCTGATGATTGACCATGATTTGAAGGCAGAACAGAGCGTGATTCAAATGTTGCGTCGCTTGGCTGGACAAGCCGAGAGTTTGGGCGATCGCGCGACTCGTTACCTGTTAGAGCAGCTACTGCTCAAAACTGAAGAACGGGCTTATCACCTAGAGCACTTCTTGACACCCGATAGCCTGAAGCTAAGCTGGTAG
- a CDS encoding Fur family transcriptional regulator has product MTQSDSSNISERLYLEDNPAEVLRMLLNQEGFRITDQRQKILQVLREVPEGEHLSAEDVQDKLTASGEKIGFSTIYRALHLLVDLGILRELTLSEGRKYYEFCNPLMGDHHHLVCTECGTVTEFEDSAILSLGSKEALDHGFSLLDCQFTVRGLCSKCAGLS; this is encoded by the coding sequence ATGACCCAATCCGATTCCTCTAACATCTCAGAAAGGCTCTATTTAGAAGACAATCCAGCCGAAGTGCTACGCATGCTCTTGAATCAGGAAGGATTTCGCATCACTGACCAGCGGCAAAAGATCTTGCAGGTCCTACGAGAAGTGCCCGAAGGCGAGCATCTGAGTGCTGAAGACGTACAAGACAAGCTGACTGCAAGCGGCGAAAAAATTGGATTTTCAACCATTTATCGAGCTCTGCATTTGTTAGTAGATCTAGGAATTTTGCGGGAATTGACCTTGTCAGAAGGCCGCAAGTATTATGAATTTTGCAATCCGCTCATGGGGGACCATCACCATTTGGTGTGTACTGAATGTGGTACGGTAACGGAATTTGAAGACAGCGCCATTCTCTCTTTAGGCAGTAAAGAAGCCTTAGACCACGGCTTTTCTCTCTTAGATTGTCAATTTACTGTCCGAGGATTGTGCTCTAAATGCGCTGGCTTGAGCTAA
- a CDS encoding DUF2283 domain-containing protein: MAQSVKIWFDAEADFLEVLFSDAPGFMRETDNDAIMERVDSQGNILGFSVLNVSQLAKDKPLYAQLLAENMA, encoded by the coding sequence ATGGCCCAATCCGTAAAAATTTGGTTTGATGCGGAAGCAGACTTCTTGGAAGTTCTATTTTCTGATGCCCCAGGGTTCATGCGCGAAACCGATAACGACGCCATCATGGAACGGGTTGACTCGCAGGGCAACATTCTCGGCTTTTCGGTGCTCAATGTTAGCCAGCTCGCCAAAGACAAACCGCTCTATGCCCAACTCCTTGCTGAAAACATGGCATGA
- a CDS encoding (2Fe-2S) ferredoxin domain-containing protein, whose protein sequence is MKRTPDLDRVASAQLQRPQGVVLKGQFIDVLRSPKGKIKGVCLQTETATYSIKLPKYLRPVLVRELTPGDFVQVWAYCEAEQWRGINILPLSEPERIDLQENWQARQFVPTSSPNVDTAAVSEASAIAPTEPSASAPKPLCVQVCRKGKCFKQGGRQIMQSLETAIADDPNLQHVSVEGVGCLKACKKGPNIKLSHSKKVISGVTPDNALTIVTKYA, encoded by the coding sequence ATGAAAAGAACCCCTGACCTCGACCGTGTCGCCAGTGCCCAACTGCAACGTCCTCAAGGCGTCGTACTCAAGGGCCAATTTATCGACGTGCTGCGATCGCCCAAAGGCAAAATCAAAGGCGTCTGTCTGCAAACCGAGACCGCAACTTACTCAATTAAGTTGCCAAAATATCTGCGCCCAGTTTTAGTGCGTGAGTTAACCCCTGGGGACTTTGTGCAGGTCTGGGCCTATTGCGAAGCTGAGCAGTGGCGCGGCATCAACATTCTGCCCTTATCAGAGCCTGAGCGGATTGACTTGCAGGAAAACTGGCAGGCGCGTCAGTTCGTCCCGACTTCATCCCCTAACGTCGATACAGCAGCGGTTTCAGAAGCTTCAGCGATCGCACCAACTGAGCCATCGGCATCCGCGCCCAAGCCCCTATGTGTACAGGTCTGCCGCAAGGGCAAATGCTTTAAGCAGGGCGGGCGACAAATTATGCAGTCATTAGAGACCGCGATCGCTGATGACCCAAATTTGCAACACGTCTCAGTTGAAGGCGTTGGCTGCCTCAAAGCCTGCAAAAAAGGGCCGAATATCAAACTCTCTCACTCCAAAAAAGTGATCAGCGGGGTCACTCCCGATAACGCGCTCACCATAGTCACCAAATATGCCTAA